A genomic window from Pseudomonas leptonychotis includes:
- the msrA gene encoding peptide-methionine (S)-S-oxide reductase MsrA: MVLRSQILAHKLELPTAEQALPGRSEAMQVPAAHFVNGNALQGPFPTGLKQAVFALGCFWGAERRFWQQPGVWSTAAGYAGGHTPNPTYDEACSGLTGHTEVVLVVFDPQLTSYEALLKVFWEAHNPTQGMRQGNDTGSQYRSAIYCYGAEQLAAATASQAAFQVELEKAGFGPITTEVREAPPFYYAEAYHQQYLAKNPGGYCGLGGTGVCLPV; the protein is encoded by the coding sequence ATGGTTCTGCGCTCGCAAATTCTTGCCCACAAACTCGAACTGCCCACGGCGGAACAAGCGCTGCCAGGGCGCAGCGAGGCCATGCAGGTGCCGGCTGCCCACTTCGTTAACGGCAACGCATTGCAGGGGCCATTTCCAACCGGTCTTAAACAGGCGGTGTTTGCGCTGGGCTGCTTCTGGGGTGCGGAACGGCGCTTCTGGCAACAGCCAGGGGTATGGAGTACCGCCGCTGGCTATGCCGGCGGCCATACACCCAACCCGACCTATGATGAAGCCTGCTCAGGCCTTACCGGCCACACCGAGGTGGTGTTAGTCGTATTCGACCCGCAGCTCACCTCCTACGAGGCCTTGCTGAAGGTGTTCTGGGAAGCCCACAACCCAACCCAGGGCATGCGCCAGGGCAACGACACGGGCAGTCAATACCGCTCAGCCATCTATTGCTATGGCGCCGAACAGCTGGCGGCAGCCACTGCCAGCCAAGCGGCATTCCAAGTTGAGCTGGAAAAAGCCGGCTTCGGCCCGATCACCACTGAGGTGCGCGAGGCGCCGCCGTTCTATTACGCCGAGGCTTATCACCAACAGTACCTGGCGAAGAATCCAGGCGGCTACTGCGGCCTGGGCGGCACTGGGGTGTGTTTGCCCGTTTAA
- a CDS encoding putative motility protein, whose translation MDISNLTSSVSAQAAAQASALASLLLLRKTLELQAASIGGLVQAATPASAPSNPPNLGNSVDLTV comes from the coding sequence ATGGACATCAGCAACCTGACCAGCTCAGTCTCCGCCCAGGCGGCAGCGCAGGCATCGGCCCTGGCATCGCTCCTGCTGCTGCGCAAGACCCTGGAACTGCAGGCCGCCAGCATCGGCGGCTTGGTGCAGGCCGCCACGCCGGCCAGCGCGCCGAGCAACCCGCCGAACCTGGGCAATAGCGTCGACCTGACGGTTTAG